In Synechococcus sp. UW69, a single genomic region encodes these proteins:
- the cobO gene encoding cob(I)yrinic acid a,c-diamide adenosyltransferase produces the protein MSNHDLDQSAAELGMGGKLAPEADDAGYRKRMERRQQVQKQRVEERNKEKGLVLVFTGQGKGKTTAGLGLVLRTLGHGERVAIVQFIKGGWEPGEARALKSFGEQVSWHALGEGFTWETQDRERDQQLVEAAWQTALGYLRDASVKLVLLDELNVALKLGYIEADSVIAGLNERPELTHVAVTGRGAPAALVERADLVTEMTLVHHPFREQGVKAQAGIEF, from the coding sequence ATGAGCAACCACGACCTCGATCAATCCGCCGCGGAACTGGGCATGGGGGGCAAACTCGCCCCCGAAGCGGACGACGCCGGCTATCGCAAACGGATGGAACGGCGGCAACAGGTGCAGAAACAGCGGGTGGAGGAGCGAAACAAGGAAAAAGGCTTGGTGCTGGTGTTCACCGGCCAGGGCAAGGGCAAAACCACCGCGGGCCTGGGGCTGGTGCTGCGCACCTTGGGCCATGGGGAACGGGTGGCAATTGTTCAGTTCATCAAGGGGGGCTGGGAGCCCGGCGAGGCGCGGGCGCTGAAAAGCTTCGGCGAACAGGTGAGCTGGCATGCCCTCGGGGAGGGCTTCACCTGGGAGACGCAGGACCGGGAGCGGGATCAACAGCTGGTGGAGGCGGCTTGGCAGACAGCCCTCGGCTATCTCCGCGATGCCAGCGTGAAACTGGTGCTGCTTGATGAGCTCAATGTTGCCCTGAAGCTCGGCTACATCGAGGCCGACTCCGTGATTGCAGGATTGAACGAACGACCGGAGCTCACCCACGTGGCGGTGACCGGCCGTGGAGCACCGGCAGCACTAGTGGAGCGAGCCGATCTAGTGACCGAGATGACCCTGGTGCACCACCCCTTCCGCGAGCAGGGGGTGAAGGCCCAGGCGGGCATCGAGTTTTGA